The Argopecten irradians isolate NY chromosome 16, Ai_NY, whole genome shotgun sequence genome window below encodes:
- the LOC138310223 gene encoding transcription initiation factor TFIID subunit 5-like isoform X1 codes for MRCPTSESNTVQAAHQQANYNINAALADIKGKSVVAQCHESISRKMAAPGSHTVLPTPGVLPSQNEPIIPKSDVSDKQTLLAVLQFLKKNNLKGTEELLKQEAGIKDDEVTPQSTTATESDVSHALAAYKSSDDPSLYSDYYTDLKAFIDSCLDVHKVELAVILYPVFVHMYLELVYNGHETYAVEFFEKFHSDQEDYYQSDLRQLSTVVKRDHMQGNTLMENFKSSKFVIKMSRDSYIHLKRRLQEKQMKPLLNIVQEHLFVDVFDGMPRNKQQIQLSSGAILGESEREANRVKVYYGLLKEPDINIPLEEEEDTGEDDKPKKKKQKKDPLMMKKSKNDPNAPQNNRIPLPELKDSDKIEKVTVFRETTKRVKVGSSNMPSICFYTLLNSFQGATCVEISEDSSLLAAGFSNSTIRVYSLNSVKLRTMKKSKDLDIIDKEAEDVLERMMDDRTASDHKVLLGHSGPVYATNFSRDRKFLISASEDGTIRLWSLLTWTNLVCYKGHIYPVWDVKFSPHGHYFVSCGHDKTARVWSTDHSQPLRIFAGHLSDVDCASFHPNSNYIATGSSDRVVRMWDNLTGNCVRILTGHKGAVQVLCFSPDGRFLASSGVDRCVLLWDISSGSLLSNMKGHTDTVYCLAFSREGATLASGGLDNYVRLWDVHKVLQEVDMEADLSIPSSFTVNENPNLLFGSFPTKSTPVLAVHFTRRNLLLASGPHQT; via the exons aGAGTATAAGTCGAAAAATGGCGGCGCCCGGTAGTCACACTGTTCTTCCAACGCCGGGCGTTTTGCCTAGCCAGAACGAGCCAATTATTCCAAAGTCTGATGTGtcagacaaacaaacattacTGGCCGTGCTGcagtttttgaagaaaaataatttgaag gGCACAGAGGAATTGCTAAAGCAAGAGGCGGGAATAAAGGATGATGAAGTTACGCCGCAGTCAACTACAGCAACGGAGAGTGATGTGTCACACGCCTTGGCAGCATACAAGAG TTCTGACGACCCCAGTCTCTATAGTGATTACTATACAGACCTGAAGGCCTTTATCGATAGCTGTCTGGATGTTCATAAG GTAGAATTAGCTGTGATACTGTACCCAGTGTTCGTACACATGTACCTTGAGCTGGTTTACAATGGACATGAAACCTACG CTGTGGAGTTTTTTGAGAAGTTCCACTCTGACCAGGAGGACTACTATCAATCTGACCTCCGTCAGTTGTCCACTGTAGTCAAGCGAGACCACATGCAGGGGAACACGCTGATGGAAAACTTCAA ATCCAGCAAATTTGTGATTAAGATGTCTCGAGACTCGTACATACACCTGAAAAGACGCCTACAGGAAAAACAGATGAAACCTTTACTGAACATTGTACAGGAACATCTTTTTGTGGACG TTTTTGATGGTATGCCGCGGAACAAACAACAGATCCAACTCTCTAGTGGAGCCATATTAGGGGAGTCAGAAAGGGAAG CTAACCGAGTGAAGGTGTATTATGGGTTGCTGAAGGAACCCGACATCAATATTCCTCTAGAGGAGGAAGAAGACACAGGAGAAGATGATAAACCGAAG AAAAAGAAACAGAAGAAGGATCCGCTCATGATGAAAAAATCGAAAAATGATCCCAACGCTCCGCAGAATAATAGAATTCCACTCCCAGAACT GAAAGACAGTGACAAGATTGAGAAAGTTACGGTATTTCGGGAGACGACAAAACGAGTGAAGGTTGGCTCCTCTAACATGCCTTCCATCTGTTTCTACACACTTCTCAACAGCTTCCAGGG GGCGACGTGCGTGGAGATCAGTGAAGACTCGAGCCTACTTGCTGCGGGGTTCTCCAACTCCACCATCAGGGTGTATAGTCTTAATTCAGTGAAGTTACGTACCATGAAAAAGTCAAAGGACCTCGACATCATCGACAAAGAAGCAG AGGACGTTCTTGAAAGGATGATGGATGACCGAACAGCAAGCGACCATAAAGTTTTACTCGGACACAGTGGCCCTGTATACGCTACAAACTTTAGTAGAGATCGGAAGTTCCTGATATCTGCATCAGAAGATGGGACAA TTCGTCTTTGGAGTTTGCTCACCTGGACAAATCTAGTGTGTTATAAGGGACACATATACCCTGTATGGGACGTCAAATTCAG TCCTCATGGTCACTATTTTGTGTCGTGTGGACACGACAAAACGGCTCGAGTCTGGTCAACAGATCACTCCCAACCACTGCGGATATTTGCTGGACATCTCTCAGACGTTGAT TGTGCATCATTCCACCCAAACAGTAACTACATCGCCACAGGTTCAAGTGACCGAGTCGTCAGAATGTGGGACAACTTGACCGGCAACTGTGTCCGAATTCTCACAGGACATAAG GGAGCTGTACAAGTGTTGTGTTTCTCACCTGATGGCAGATTCCTTGCATCTTCAG GTGTTGATCGTTGTGTTCTGCTCTGGGACATTTCCAGTGGAAGTTTGTTATCCAACATGAAGGGGCATACAGACACAGTTTATTGTCTGGCATTTAGTCGTGAGGGAGCTACGCTTGCTTCAG gtGGTTTGGATAACTATGTGAGACTCTGGGACGTCCACAAGGTTCTACAAGAAGTAGACATGGAAGCTGACTTGAGTATCCCGAGTTCATTCACCGT GAATGAGAACCCAAATCTGCTGTTTGGCTCGTTCCCTACCAAGTCCACTCCAGTCCTCGCGGTACATTTCACTCGGAGGAATTTATTACTGGCCAGCGGACCCCATCAGACTTGA
- the LOC138310223 gene encoding transcription initiation factor TFIID subunit 5-like isoform X2, whose amino-acid sequence MRCPTSESNTVQAAHQQANYNINAALADIKGKSVVAQCHESISRKMAAPGSHTVLPTPGVLPSQNEPIIPKSDVSDKQTLLAVLQFLKKNNLKGTEELLKQEAGIKDDEVTPQSTTATESDVSHALAAYKSSDDPSLYSDYYTDLKAFIDSCLDVHKVELAVILYPVFVHMYLELVYNGHETYAVEFFEKFHSDQEDYYQSDLRQLSTVVKRDHMQGNTLMENFKSSKFVIKMSRDSYIHLKRRLQEKQMKPLLNIVQEHLFVDVFDGMPRNKQQIQLSSGAILGESEREANRVKVYYGLLKEPDINIPLEEEEDTGEDDKPKKKKQKKDPLMMKKSKNDPNAPQNNRIPLPELKDSDKIEKVTVFRETTKRVKVGSSNMPSICFYTLLNSFQGATCVEISEDSSLLAAGFSNSTIRVYSLNSVKLRTMKKSKDLDIIDKEAEDVLERMMDDRTASDHKVLLGHSGPVYATNFSRDRKFLISASEDGTIRLWSLLTWTNLVCYKGHIYPVWDVKFSPHGHYFVSCGHDKTARVWSTDHSQPLRIFAGHLSDVDCASFHPNSNYIATGSSDRVVRMWDNLTGNCVRILTGHKE is encoded by the exons aGAGTATAAGTCGAAAAATGGCGGCGCCCGGTAGTCACACTGTTCTTCCAACGCCGGGCGTTTTGCCTAGCCAGAACGAGCCAATTATTCCAAAGTCTGATGTGtcagacaaacaaacattacTGGCCGTGCTGcagtttttgaagaaaaataatttgaag gGCACAGAGGAATTGCTAAAGCAAGAGGCGGGAATAAAGGATGATGAAGTTACGCCGCAGTCAACTACAGCAACGGAGAGTGATGTGTCACACGCCTTGGCAGCATACAAGAG TTCTGACGACCCCAGTCTCTATAGTGATTACTATACAGACCTGAAGGCCTTTATCGATAGCTGTCTGGATGTTCATAAG GTAGAATTAGCTGTGATACTGTACCCAGTGTTCGTACACATGTACCTTGAGCTGGTTTACAATGGACATGAAACCTACG CTGTGGAGTTTTTTGAGAAGTTCCACTCTGACCAGGAGGACTACTATCAATCTGACCTCCGTCAGTTGTCCACTGTAGTCAAGCGAGACCACATGCAGGGGAACACGCTGATGGAAAACTTCAA ATCCAGCAAATTTGTGATTAAGATGTCTCGAGACTCGTACATACACCTGAAAAGACGCCTACAGGAAAAACAGATGAAACCTTTACTGAACATTGTACAGGAACATCTTTTTGTGGACG TTTTTGATGGTATGCCGCGGAACAAACAACAGATCCAACTCTCTAGTGGAGCCATATTAGGGGAGTCAGAAAGGGAAG CTAACCGAGTGAAGGTGTATTATGGGTTGCTGAAGGAACCCGACATCAATATTCCTCTAGAGGAGGAAGAAGACACAGGAGAAGATGATAAACCGAAG AAAAAGAAACAGAAGAAGGATCCGCTCATGATGAAAAAATCGAAAAATGATCCCAACGCTCCGCAGAATAATAGAATTCCACTCCCAGAACT GAAAGACAGTGACAAGATTGAGAAAGTTACGGTATTTCGGGAGACGACAAAACGAGTGAAGGTTGGCTCCTCTAACATGCCTTCCATCTGTTTCTACACACTTCTCAACAGCTTCCAGGG GGCGACGTGCGTGGAGATCAGTGAAGACTCGAGCCTACTTGCTGCGGGGTTCTCCAACTCCACCATCAGGGTGTATAGTCTTAATTCAGTGAAGTTACGTACCATGAAAAAGTCAAAGGACCTCGACATCATCGACAAAGAAGCAG AGGACGTTCTTGAAAGGATGATGGATGACCGAACAGCAAGCGACCATAAAGTTTTACTCGGACACAGTGGCCCTGTATACGCTACAAACTTTAGTAGAGATCGGAAGTTCCTGATATCTGCATCAGAAGATGGGACAA TTCGTCTTTGGAGTTTGCTCACCTGGACAAATCTAGTGTGTTATAAGGGACACATATACCCTGTATGGGACGTCAAATTCAG TCCTCATGGTCACTATTTTGTGTCGTGTGGACACGACAAAACGGCTCGAGTCTGGTCAACAGATCACTCCCAACCACTGCGGATATTTGCTGGACATCTCTCAGACGTTGAT TGTGCATCATTCCACCCAAACAGTAACTACATCGCCACAGGTTCAAGTGACCGAGTCGTCAGAATGTGGGACAACTTGACCGGCAACTGTGTCCGAATTCTCACAGGACATAAG GAATGA
- the LOC138310225 gene encoding uncharacterized protein isoform X1 produces the protein MCVISECSNYQKFNKHSIFIRMATASIPVRTEGQTTCNHHKGRQLDMYCEKCQELICLKCIATIHKTHPMCELSEVASQKKQDIRNFIDRTEQNDLVHQMQKCKTVLQQGSQIEINDIKCEIDSQIHIPGKAVLGTVSFNPNNTPKGQLVQALGKATTSSQGHTSTDQKRLVLLSDGQQQPSSQQQSEDKDKKAVDRKTLLTETKVVEEWKSPCDIYSICPTTDDQAWTKYSETLTLLDRKGTVIQKVTHKASIMDISLSPTTHRLWVCDTQSNILELVSGQLTQQFTTKARPICICITAKNHVIVGMLGNVSKYTTQGQMVLTTMAAGTGKPLVCTPYRITACPVTNNVAVIDHSNIRDGGDGNRHVFVMDTDFQQLFVYRGDIPSTNKQSPQTGGKPFNPYGLVYDKQGSLIIGDYNTKNVVILSENGKGHRILHTDRNWVWGVGVGRDDLLWISTVRKACNVKMLQYYKM, from the exons ATGTGTGTCATCAGTGAATGCAGTAATTATCAG aAATTCAACAAACATTCAATCTTCATCAGAATGGCAACAGCAAGCATACCAGTTCGTACGGAAGGACAGACAACCTGTAACCAtcacaaggggagacaactagatatgtattgtgaaaaatgtcaagaactaatttgtttaaaatgtattgCAACTATTCATAAAACTCATCCAATGTGTGAGCTTAGTGAAGTCGCTTCTCAGAAGAAACAAGACATAAGAAACTTTATTGACAGAACAGAACAAAATGATCTAGTACACCAAATGCAGAAATGTAAGACAGTACTTCAGCAGGGCTCTCAAATAGAAATCAATGACATTAAATGTGAAATAGATTCCCAAATACATATTCCTGGAAAAGCTGTCTTAGGTACAGTCAGCTTCAACCCAAACAATACTCCTAAAGGTCAACTGGTACAAGCCTTAGGAAAGGCCACCACATCAAGCCAAGGTCATACATCCACTGACCAGAAACGGTTAGTATTATTATCAGATGGTCAGCAACAACCCTCATCACAACAGCAGTCAGAGGATAAAGATAAGAAAGCAGTGGACAGGAAAACACTACTGACAGAGACCAAGGTGGTGGAGGAGTGGAAGTCTCCATGTGACATTTATTCTATATGTCCTACCACTGATGACCAGGCCTGGACCAAGTACAGTGAAACATTAACTCTCCTGGACAGGAAGGGCACAGTGATACAGAAGGTCACACACAAGGCTAGTATCATGGACATCAGTCTATCACCAACAACACACAGATTGTGGGTCTGTGATACACAAAGCAACATCCTGGAGCTGGTATCAGGACAGTTAACTCAACAATTCACAACTAAAGCACGTCCTATCTGCATATGTATTACAGCAAAGAACCATGTCATTGTGGGCATGTTAGGAAACGTCTCCAAATATACCACACAAGGTCAGATGGTACTCACTACAATGGCAGCAGGGACTGGGAAACCGTTAGTGTGTACACCATACAGGATCACAGCGTGTCCTGTCACTAACAATGTCGCAGTGATTGATCACAGTAATATAcgtgatggtggtgatggaaACAGACATGTTTTTGTCATGGATACTGACTTCCAGCAACTGTTTGTTTACAGAGGTGACATCCCCAGTACAaataaacaatcaccacaaaCAGGAGGTAAACCATTTAACCCCTATGGTTTAGTGTATGATAAGCAGGGGAGCCTCATCATAGGGGATTATAACACCAAAAATGTTGTGATACTGAGTGAAAATGGTAAAGGACACAGGATCCTACACACAGACAGAAACTGGGTATGGGGTGTAGGTGTGGGTAGAGATGATTTACTGTGGATATCCACTGTCCGTAAGGCCTGCAATgtaaagatgttacagtactacaagatgtga
- the LOC138310225 gene encoding uncharacterized protein isoform X2 has protein sequence MATASIPVRTEGQTTCNHHKGRQLDMYCEKCQELICLKCIATIHKTHPMCELSEVASQKKQDIRNFIDRTEQNDLVHQMQKCKTVLQQGSQIEINDIKCEIDSQIHIPGKAVLGTVSFNPNNTPKGQLVQALGKATTSSQGHTSTDQKRLVLLSDGQQQPSSQQQSEDKDKKAVDRKTLLTETKVVEEWKSPCDIYSICPTTDDQAWTKYSETLTLLDRKGTVIQKVTHKASIMDISLSPTTHRLWVCDTQSNILELVSGQLTQQFTTKARPICICITAKNHVIVGMLGNVSKYTTQGQMVLTTMAAGTGKPLVCTPYRITACPVTNNVAVIDHSNIRDGGDGNRHVFVMDTDFQQLFVYRGDIPSTNKQSPQTGGKPFNPYGLVYDKQGSLIIGDYNTKNVVILSENGKGHRILHTDRNWVWGVGVGRDDLLWISTVRKACNVKMLQYYKM, from the coding sequence ATGGCAACAGCAAGCATACCAGTTCGTACGGAAGGACAGACAACCTGTAACCAtcacaaggggagacaactagatatgtattgtgaaaaatgtcaagaactaatttgtttaaaatgtattgCAACTATTCATAAAACTCATCCAATGTGTGAGCTTAGTGAAGTCGCTTCTCAGAAGAAACAAGACATAAGAAACTTTATTGACAGAACAGAACAAAATGATCTAGTACACCAAATGCAGAAATGTAAGACAGTACTTCAGCAGGGCTCTCAAATAGAAATCAATGACATTAAATGTGAAATAGATTCCCAAATACATATTCCTGGAAAAGCTGTCTTAGGTACAGTCAGCTTCAACCCAAACAATACTCCTAAAGGTCAACTGGTACAAGCCTTAGGAAAGGCCACCACATCAAGCCAAGGTCATACATCCACTGACCAGAAACGGTTAGTATTATTATCAGATGGTCAGCAACAACCCTCATCACAACAGCAGTCAGAGGATAAAGATAAGAAAGCAGTGGACAGGAAAACACTACTGACAGAGACCAAGGTGGTGGAGGAGTGGAAGTCTCCATGTGACATTTATTCTATATGTCCTACCACTGATGACCAGGCCTGGACCAAGTACAGTGAAACATTAACTCTCCTGGACAGGAAGGGCACAGTGATACAGAAGGTCACACACAAGGCTAGTATCATGGACATCAGTCTATCACCAACAACACACAGATTGTGGGTCTGTGATACACAAAGCAACATCCTGGAGCTGGTATCAGGACAGTTAACTCAACAATTCACAACTAAAGCACGTCCTATCTGCATATGTATTACAGCAAAGAACCATGTCATTGTGGGCATGTTAGGAAACGTCTCCAAATATACCACACAAGGTCAGATGGTACTCACTACAATGGCAGCAGGGACTGGGAAACCGTTAGTGTGTACACCATACAGGATCACAGCGTGTCCTGTCACTAACAATGTCGCAGTGATTGATCACAGTAATATAcgtgatggtggtgatggaaACAGACATGTTTTTGTCATGGATACTGACTTCCAGCAACTGTTTGTTTACAGAGGTGACATCCCCAGTACAaataaacaatcaccacaaaCAGGAGGTAAACCATTTAACCCCTATGGTTTAGTGTATGATAAGCAGGGGAGCCTCATCATAGGGGATTATAACACCAAAAATGTTGTGATACTGAGTGAAAATGGTAAAGGACACAGGATCCTACACACAGACAGAAACTGGGTATGGGGTGTAGGTGTGGGTAGAGATGATTTACTGTGGATATCCACTGTCCGTAAGGCCTGCAATgtaaagatgttacagtactacaagatgtga
- the LOC138310224 gene encoding E3 ubiquitin-protein ligase TRIM71-like: MATANIPVRTEGQTTCNHHKGRQLDMYCEKCQEPVCLECISSIHITHSFCELSEVTPQKKQDIRNFIDRTEKNDLVQIGKYITSTDTLLKDNDSIFDKLSKQVKMQTDKLKQDLDKLTEETLSLYHDMKDDNTKRIQKYKQELEMYDRQLKHKMQKCKTVLQQGSHIEFYDIKCEIDSRVNFPTKPFLHAVSFTPNNTPKGHLILALGMVTTSGQGHISTDQTWPVSFSGGQQQSSSQMAVARKTLLTETKVVEEWRSPCIIDSICPTTDDQAWTRNYYSDTLTLCDRKGTVIQRVTHNTEITDISLSPTTHRLWACDDQNNILELLSGHLTQKFTTKARPYSICITAKNYVIVGMSGNISKYTTQGQMLLTTMASGTGKPLVCTPRRITECPVTNNVAVIDHSDRDDGGDGSRHVVVMDTYLQKLFLYRGDSMMIALETGCGPFNPWGIVYDSQGSLIIGDLDNGNIVLLSAQGKLQRNLHTDKDWVGAVGVGRDDLLWIQIRGQVIKMLQYYKM; the protein is encoded by the coding sequence ATGGCAACTGCAAACATACCAGTTCGTACGGAAGGACAGACAACCTGTAACCAtcacaaagggagacaactagaTATGTATTGTGAAAAGTGTCAAGAACCAGTTTGTCTTGAATGCATTTCCAGCATTCACATAACTCATTCTTTTTGTGAGCTTAGTGAAGTCACTCCTCAGAAGAAACAAGACATCAGAAACTTCATTGAcagaacagaaaaaaatgatctGGTACAGATCGGTAAATACATCACATCTACTGATACACTCCTCAAAGACAACGACAGCATATTTgataaattgtcaaaacagGTGAAGATGCAAACagataaattaaaacaagacCTTGACAAGCTTACAGAAGAGACACTTTCATTATATCATGATATGAAAGATGACAACACGAAACGCATACAGAAATACAAACAGGAACTTGAAATGTATGACAGGCAACTCAAACACAAAATGCAGAAATGTAAGACAGTACTTCAGCAGGGCTCTCACATAGAATTCTACGACATCAAATGTGAAATAGATTCCCGGGTCAACTTTCCTACAAAACCTTTCTTACATGCAGTCAGCTTCACTCCAAACAATACTCCTAAAGGTCATCTGATACTAGCCTTAGGAATGGTCACCACATCAGGCCAAGGTCATATATCCACTGACCAGACATGGCCAGTATCATTTTCAGGCGGTCAACAACAGTCCTCTTCACAGATGGCAGTGGCCAGGAAAACACTACTGACAGAGACCAAGGTGGTGGAGGAGTGGAGGTCTCCATGTATCATTGATTCTATATGTCCTACCACTGATGACCAGGCCTGGACAAGGAACTACTACAGTGATACATTAACTCTCTGCGACAGGAAGGGTACAGTAATACAGAGGGTCACACACAATACCGAGATTACTGACATCAGTCTATCACCAACAACACACAGATTGTGGGCCTGTGATGATCAAAACAACATCCTGGAGTTGCTATCAGGACATTTAACTCAAAAATTCACAACTAAAGCACGTCCTTACAGCATATGTATTACAGCAAAGAACTATGTCATTGTAGGCATGTCAGGAAACATCTCCAAATATACCACACAAGGTCAGATGTTACTTACTACAATGGCATCAGGGACTGGGAAACCATTAGTGTGTACACCACGGAGGATCACAGAGTGTCCTGTCACTAACAATGTCGCAGTGATTGATCACAGTGATAgagatgatggtggtgatggaaGCAGACAtgttgttgtcatggatactTACTTACAGAAACTGTTTCTTTACAGAGGTGACAGCATGATGATAGCACTAGAAACAGGATGTGGACCATTTAACCCCTGGGGTATAGTGTATGATAGTCAGGGGAGCCTCATCATCGGGGACTTAGACAACGGAAATATCGTCCTTCTGAGTGCACAGGGAAAACTACAAAGGAATCTACATACAGACAAAGACTGGGTAGGGGCTGTAGGTGTGGGTAGAGATGATTTACTGTGGATACAGATTAGGGGTCAAGTAataaagatgttacagtactacaaaaTGTGa